A genomic window from Onychostoma macrolepis isolate SWU-2019 chromosome 22, ASM1243209v1, whole genome shotgun sequence includes:
- the LOC131530371 gene encoding uncharacterized protein LOC131530371 — translation MGKCKFADSWLEKDEFKQWLKPVAENNREAYCTYCKKKISVASMGINAVKSHMHGASHKAAVGRREQSQLSIASFCAPTPTPLPNTTAELVKTATTATSAPSSADIRVAMGGTSTMRAEVIWCLNTAVNHHSLNSNEGISDIFKSMFPDSDIAKTFTCGKDKTGYIMRFGLATFFKQQLVDTINKAGPFVLMFDESLNQSTKKKQLDVHVRFWDDDCVQSRYLGSQFLGHGTAQDLLHHIKECVAKLNMRQLVSISMDGPNVNLKLGDLLQKEHAELYGAQLVKVGSCGLHTLHNAVKAGFTMWQLDKLLRALHYLFHNVPARREDFTALTGSTCFPLPFCGHRWVENLPVAERAVQVWPVIMKYVDAVKQKKLPNPGTASYDTIEAAQADPFIIAKLQFFLAISRTFNPFLTKYQTDEPVLPFLAKDLSELLKSLLRRFFEERAPA, via the exons ATGGGGAAATGTAAATTTGCGGACTCCTGGTTGGAGAAGGATGAGTTTAAACAATGGCTGAAGCCTGTCGCTGAAAACAACCGCGAGGCTTACTGTACATATTGTAAAAAGAAGATTAGCGTAGCCTCGATGGGCATCAACGCTGTCAAGTCCCACATGCACGGTGCTAGCCACAAGGCCGCCGTTGGCCGCAGAGAGCAGTCGCAGCTGTCCATCGCCAGTTTTTGTGCTCCAACACCGACACCACTACCTAACACGACAGCTGAACTTGTCAAAACAGCTACGACAGCGACCTCTGCCCCATCATCGGCCGACATCAGGGTGGCTATGGGCGGCACATCAACGATGCGCGCGGAGGTTATCTGGTGTCTCAATACTGCGGTGAATCACCACTCACTGAACTCAAACGAAGGTATTTCTGATATTTTCAAGTCAATGTTTCCAGACTCGGACATAGCTAAGACATTCACCTGTGGCAAGGACAAAACTGGTTACATCATGAGATTCGGGCTTGCAACCTTCTTTAAGCAGCAGCTCGTCGACACCATCAACAAAGCGGGCCCGTTTGTGTTAATGTTTGACGAGTCTCTCAATCAGTCAACAAAGAAGAAGCAACTTGACGTACATGTTCGTTTTTGGGATGATGACTGTGTCCAATCCAGGTATCTGGGCTCTCAATTCCTGGGACACGGAACAGCTCAGGACCTGTTGCATCACATTAAA GAGTGTGTTGCAAAACTGAATATGAGGCAGCTTGTCTCCATCAGTATGGACGGCCCCAATGTTAACTTGAAGTTGGGAGACCTTCTTCAGAAGGAGCATGCAGAGCTGTATGGAGCTCAACTGGTCAAGGTTGGAAGCTGTGGGCTTCACACCCTCCACAATGCAGTGAAGGCAGGCTTTACCATGTGGCAGCTGGACAAGCTCCTTCGGGCACTCCATTACCTTTTCCACAATGTTCCTGCTAGGAGGGAGGACTTCACTGCCTTGACTGGGTCCACCTGCTTTCCGCTGCCATTTTGTGGCCACAGATGGGTGGAAAATCTCCCTGTAGCAGAGAGGGCAGTTCAAGTTTGGCCAGTGATTATGAAG TACGTGGATGCAGTCAAGCAAAAGAAGCTCCCAAACCCGGGCACAGCCTCTTACGACACCATTGAGGCAGCACAAGCTGATCCCTTTATCATTGCCAAACTCCAGTTCTTCCTGGCAATATCCAGGACCTTCAACCCCTTTCTGACCAAATACCAGACCGATGAGCCAGTTTTGCCCTTCTTGGCCAAAGATCTGAGTGAGCTGCTTAAG AGTCTACTGAGACGTTTTTTTGAAGAGAGAGCTCCTGCATGA
- the LOC131530375 gene encoding mast cell protease 1A-like has translation MMTIISLLLLASLLPHLTFTARVNVGIVNGTEAKPHSRPYMVSLQSNKEHICGGFLISDEFVMTAAHCWNGSQILTVVVGAHDLRNSENSDRIGVKSYIPHPSYMIHFSWNDIMLLRLQEKVNLNNYVEWISLPKKGEDVEVNTLCVVAGWGQLLTDGPKSDRLMEANVHIMNNRECRKRWENNFSVSQMMCTHGHGGSCIGDSGGPLVCGKTAVGVTSFGYKILCNSPEKPNVYIKISLYIPWINSIIRNVK, from the exons ATGATGACCATCATCTCTCTGCTCCTGCTGGCCTCTCTGCTGCCACACCTGACCTTCACTG CTCGTGTGAATGTGGGTATAGTGAACGGCACAGAAGCAAAACCCCACTCCAGACCTTACATGGTTTCTCTTCAATCAAATAAGGAACATATCTGTGGCGGATTCCTCATCTCTGATGAGTTTGTGATGACTGCTGCACATTGCTGGAACGG ATCTCAGATTCTGACGGTTGTGGTTGGTGCTCATGACTTAAGGAACAGTGAGAATTCAGATCGTATCGGAGTGAAGTCCTACATCCCACATCCAAGCTATATGATTCATTTTTCTTGGAATGACATCATGCTTTTGAGG TTACAGGAAAAAGTCAACCTAAACAACTATGTTGAATGGATATCATTACCAAAGAAAGGTGAAGATGTCGAGGTGAATACTCTCTGTGTTGTTGCGGGCTGGGGACAACTGTTGACTGATGGCCCAAAGAGCGATCGTCTAATGGAGGCAAACGTGCATATAATGAATAACAGAGAATGTCGCAAGAGGTGGGAAAATAATTTCTCAGTCTCGCAGATGATGTGCACACATGGCCATGGTGGATCCTGCATT GGGGATTCTGGGGGTCCTTTGGTTTGTGGAAAAACTGCAGTTGGTGTCACATCATTTGGATATAAAATACTCTGCAATTCACCTGAGAAACCTAATGTGTATATTAAGATTTCACTATATATTCCATGGATTAACAGCATAATTAGAAATGTGAAGTGA